One genomic segment of Desulforamulus reducens MI-1 includes these proteins:
- a CDS encoding type II toxin-antitoxin system MqsR family toxin has translation MPTTEEIEKYLELVRLFIVEDKVDFIKGSDEKYTLGKLGISITDAFEMVKDLDVKNYYRGPSPDHRYPSQQVWEFGIPEIFEDEIPPHRDLYVKLTFRNTRGDLLMMSFHKARDLITYPYK, from the coding sequence GTGCCAACAACTGAAGAAATTGAAAAATACCTAGAACTGGTACGATTGTTCATTGTTGAAGATAAAGTTGATTTTATTAAGGGTAGTGACGAGAAATATACTCTTGGCAAATTAGGAATTAGCATTACTGATGCTTTTGAAATGGTTAAAGATCTTGATGTAAAGAATTATTATAGGGGTCCATCTCCTGATCATAGGTATCCGTCTCAACAGGTATGGGAGTTTGGTATTCCAGAAATTTTTGAGGATGAAATACCTCCCCACAGGGACTTATATGTAAAGCTTACTTTTCGAAATACTAGGGGAGACCTTCTAATGATGTCTTTTCATAAAGCTAGGGATCTTATTACATATCCATATAAATAA